One Henriciella litoralis genomic window carries:
- a CDS encoding antirestriction protein ArdA, which produces MTTPQPSAPLAADAAPTPETRPRIYVACLAAYNNGCLHGRWIDATTPDEVMAEVCAMLAASPLPDAEEWAIHDYEGFEGAHLSEYASFETVCNLADFIAEHGRLGALVHRHFGDDLEQAEASFDDYAGTYASRADFAEDLHRDTGTEIPAALEYYIDWSALARDMELGGDIMVFETGFEDVHVFWTR; this is translated from the coding sequence ATGACCACACCGCAACCTTCAGCCCCCCTTGCGGCAGACGCTGCACCCACACCTGAAACCCGCCCCCGTATCTATGTGGCCTGTCTTGCCGCCTACAATAATGGCTGCCTGCACGGGCGCTGGATCGACGCGACGACGCCTGATGAGGTGATGGCCGAGGTCTGCGCTATGTTGGCGGCGTCGCCGCTGCCCGATGCCGAAGAATGGGCAATCCATGACTATGAAGGCTTCGAAGGCGCGCACCTGTCGGAATATGCGAGCTTCGAGACGGTCTGCAATCTGGCCGACTTCATTGCCGAACATGGCAGGCTCGGCGCACTGGTCCATCGCCATTTTGGCGACGACCTTGAGCAGGCCGAAGCGTCCTTCGACGATTATGCAGGCACCTATGCGAGCCGGGCAGACTTCGCCGAGGACCTGCACCGCGACACCGGCACCGAAATTCCCGCAGCCCTCGAATACTATATCGACTGGTCGGCGCTCGCCCGCGACATGGAGCTGGGTGGCGACATCATGGTGTTCGAGACAGGGTTCGAAGACGTTCACGTCTTCTGGACGCGATGA